In the genome of Streptomyces racemochromogenes, one region contains:
- a CDS encoding MoaD/ThiS family protein, which yields MAIEVRIPTILRTYTDGEKAVNGEGATLSELFADLDTRHQGIEARIVEDGKLRRFVNVYLNDEDVRFIDGISTALKDGDSVTILPAVAGGSK from the coding sequence ATGGCCATCGAGGTCCGCATCCCGACCATCCTCCGCACCTACACCGACGGCGAGAAGGCCGTGAACGGCGAGGGCGCCACCCTCTCCGAGCTGTTCGCGGACCTGGACACCCGCCACCAGGGCATCGAGGCGCGCATCGTCGAGGACGGCAAGCTGCGCCGCTTCGTGAACGTCTACCTCAACGACGAGGACGTCCGCTTCATCGACGGCATCTCCACCGCCCTCAAGGACGGCGACAGCGTCACCATCCTCCCGGCCGTGGCCGGCGGCTCGAAGTAA